The segment GAAGATCAGCACCAGCGTCGCCAGCATCTCGCCGGTGACCGAGGCGTAAAGCGCCAGGCACAACGCCTTGCCCGCTTTCCCGGCCCGCGCCAGCGCATGCCCGTCGAGCGAGGTCAGGAAGGACGCGGCCGCGCCCGGTGTATTGATCAGGATCGCCGAAATCGAGCCGCCATAGATCCCTGCCTTATAGACCGCCAGCAGGGTCACGATGCCCACCACCGGATCGAAATAGAAGGTCAGGGGCAGCATGATCGCGATGGCCATGATCCCGGAAATGCCGGGGATGGCGCCGAAGACGATCCCGACGCAGACCCCCAGCGCAATGCCCAGCACCGGCGCGGGCGCCAGAACCGCGGTGAAACCGTTGATGATGTTGGTCAGCATGGCGATCTCACAACGACCATTCGGGCAGATAGACCCGGATCAGCTCGCGGCAGCCGTAGAAGGTGACGACCGGAATGACGATGGAGACGACCGCCATCGCCAGCCACGACCGGCCCCCGAGCAGGACGGCCACGGCGAACATCGCGGCCGAGGTGGCGACGACGAAGCCGAGCGTGGGCAGAAGCCACCAATAGGCGGCGAAGATGCCCACATAGATCAGCACACCGCCCAGACCCTCGGTCGCGATCGTTTCCTGCGGCGCCAAGGCGCTTTGTGCGATGATCTGCCGCAACGACGCTATCGCGATCATGGCCGCGAAGATCAGGATGAACCCCGCCACGACGCGCGGCATGAACATCGAGCCAAGCTGCGTCTCG is part of the Paracoccus sp. TOH genome and harbors:
- a CDS encoding tripartite tricarboxylate transporter TctB family protein translates to MNRRYVDVVLGSVLIAGAILILTRDGLAQGGVETQLGSMFMPRVVAGFILIFAAMIAIASLRQIIAQSALAPQETIATEGLGGVLIYVGIFAAYWWLLPTLGFVVATSAAMFAVAVLLGGRSWLAMAVVSIVIPVVTFYGCRELIRVYLPEWSL